Below is a genomic region from Rubrobacter aplysinae.
CTAGCGAACGCAGCCGCTCGATGTACGTCTCGGTCGTCTCCTGCCGGGCGCCGGGACGCGCGGCGGAGACGGCGTCGGCGGTTGCAACCAGCACATCCTCGACGGTCTCCATCTCGATCTCGTGGTGGTGGGCGCTTATGGCCCGCACCACGGGGTCCGGCTCCCCGGACTTCTTCGCGTAACGGCCGCCGATCATGGCGTGCGTGCCCTCGACCTCGTGATCCACGGCCTTGCCCACATCGTGCAGCAGCCCGGCGCGGCGGCATATCTTCACGTCCGCGCCGAGCTCAGCGCCCATCATGCCGCAGAGGTTCGCCACCTCTACCGAGTGCGCCAGCACGTTTTGCCCGTACGAGGTCCGGTACTTGAGCGCGCCGAGCAGGCCGACCAACTCATTGTCCATACCGCCGGTTATCTTGGCGTCGTCGAGCGCCTGCCGGCCGGCGTTTTTCATCTCCTTGTCCACGTCTTTCTTGGCCTTGGCCACGATCTGCTCGATCCTGCCAGGATGGATACGACCGTCCTTCACCAACCGCTCCATCGAGATGCGCGCGATCTCGCGCCTCACCGAGTCGAAGCACGAGAGGACGACCGTCTCCGGCGTGTCGTCGATGATCACGTCCACCCCGGTGGCGGCTTCGAACGCCCGGATGTTGCGGCCCTCCTTGCCGATCACCCGCCCCTTCATGTCGTCCGAGGCGAGGGCCACGGTCTTTACCGTGGACTCCGAGGTGTGGTCCGAGGCGAGACGCTCCATCGTCGTGGACAGTATGTGCTTGGCCTCCTCCTCGGCCCGCTGCTCGGCCTCCAGGGTGCGATCCCGGATCATCCGCCCAACCTTACCTTCAAGCTCAGATTCAACTTCCGAGATCAGCCGAGCCTCGGCATCCGCACGGCTCAGGCCGGAGATCTCCTCCAGCCTGAGCTGCTGCTCGGCTTCGTGCTGCTCCAGATTTCCTTCTCGCTGTTTGAGGCTTTCTTCACGCTGGTCGAGGTTCCTGTTGCGGTTCTCGAGCTCTTTATCTCTACGGTCGAGGGCACCGTCGCGGTTGTCCAGGCGCTCCTCGTAGCGCGCCAGCTCGGTCCGACGAGCCCGAGCCTCTTCCTCAGCCTCAGCTTTAACTTTCAGCGACTCTTCTTTTGCCGCAAGCTCGGCCTCACGGCGGGCGGATTCGGTGATCCTGCCAGCTTCCCGCTCAGCCTCCTCGCGTATGGAACTGGCGTCGGAGCGAGCCTCGGCCTGCTTGCTGTCGGCCTGGTTCCGGGCAAAGAGAAAGCCGGCCGCCAGACCGATGGCAAGAGCCAGGACCGCTATCACGGCCAGTAGCAAGGTGGTCATTGATTTTCCTCCAAAGGCCGCCCTCTCTGTGGCGGTGAGCCGCTATACAGGCCGCTGGCTAACCCGGCATGCTACTGCGGCTTTATCCACGATCCACGCTGCGAAACGCTACGAACCTCCACAACGGCGGCCGGATAGTACCGGTGTATATCTACAAGCCTTTACAGATCTTTACAGATCACGTGGCTCCGGCGAGAGGAGATCACTCTCCCCGGCGGTACTCCCGGGCTACCTCCGTACAAACCCCGGGTGAATAGCCCCGCCGCGCCAGAAAGCCGTGGACCCGGCGCGCGAGCGCGTCAGATCCTTCCTCGGTATTATAACGCCGCTCGGCGGCGGAACGCGCGGCCTCCAACTCCGAGAGTTCGGAAAACTCCTCGTCCACGGCCTGCCGGGCTATGCTGTCGTCTACGCCGCTACGCCACAGATCGGATAGAACCCTTCTCGGACCATACTTGCCGGACCTCTCGGAGGCGAGATCCCTGGCGAAACGCCAGTCATCGAGGTAGCCGAGCTCCCGCAAACGCTCTACCACCTCCCCGACGGTGCGCTCGCCGTAACCATACCGGAAAAGGCGTTCCTCGACCTCTCCCACGGATCGTGCCCGATATCCGAGGTAATGGAAAGCCCGGCTCATCGCCAGCGCCTTTTCCCCGGCTAGCCGGGCTTCCTCTAACTCTTCTTGTGAAAGAGAGAGGCCCTTGTACAGCCCGTAGTCCAGCACCGCTCCGGGGTCGATCTCGGCGAAGAAATCACCGTCCACGTACAGCCGGGCGCGATTGCGCTTCTCGCTTATACCCGTTATCTCCGGCATCTAGCAGGCTCCGGGGCGACGCCCTGAAAGACGACGCCCGCGGTCTCTTGTCCTGTTAGAGGACCTGTCAGAGGCTATACGGCGCGCTCGGAGCCCTCCATCCGGCCTCCTGGCAGATCATCCTCGAATGCAGCTTCCTCGGAAGGCGACTCTTCCGGCTCCTCCTGGGGCTCCTGATCCAACCCCAGCTTCTGGTGGATGTCCCTGACTATCCTGTCGCGGACATCCTCGTTCTCCTTGAGGAATATCTTGGCTTTCTCACGCCCCTGGCCCAAGCGCTCGTCGCCGTACGCGAACCAGGCCCCGCTCTTCTGTACCACCTCGTTCTCGATACCGATGTCCAAGAGACTCCCCTCGCGGGAGATGCCTTCCCCGTACATGATGTCGAACTCCACCTGCTTGAAAGGCGGCGCGACCTTGTTCTTGGCAACCTTTACCCGCGTCTGGTTACCCACCGTGTCGTTGCCATCCTTAAGAGCCCCGATACGACGCACATCCAGCCTGACGCTTGAGTAGAACTTCAAAGCACGTCCACCCGGCGTCGTCTCCGGCGATCCAAAGGTGACCCCGATCTTCTCCCGGAGCTGATTGATGAAGATCGCCGTGGTTCCCGAGCGGCTCAGGGAGCCGGAGAGCTTTCTCAAGGCCTGGCTCATCAAGCGAGCCTGGAGTCCTACGTGAGAGTCTCCCATCTCACCCTCTATCTCAGCTTTAGGCACTAGGGCGGCGACGGAGTCCACGACCACGATATCGAGGGCGCCGGAACGGACCAGGGTGTCGGCGATCTCCAGGGCCTGCTCGCCGTTGTCCGGCTGTGAGAAGTACAGGTTTTCGAGGTCTACCCCGATAGCCTGGGCGTAGATCGGATCCAGGGCGTGCTCGGCGTCTATAAACGCGGCGAGGCCACCTGCTTTCTGGGCCTCGGCGAGCACGTGCAGCGCCAGGGTGGTCTTGCCGCTGGACTCCGGGCCGTAGATCTCGACGATCCTGCCTCTCGGCACCCCGCCCACGCCAAGGGCGAGGTCGAGCGAGAGCGCGCCGGTAGAGATCGACTCTATCTTGCGCTGGGTTTCATCGCCCATGCGCATGATCGAACCCTTACCGAACTGCTTCTCTATCTGGGACACGGCCGCGCCCATGGCCTTGCTCTTATCCAATGCTCCTCCAATTTGGTGTCTCTCGCCTCATACGTGGAGGCGTGTTTTCAGCACAGCGTCAGCAGCTCTACGGTGGAAGTGCTTGCCTCGAACTTGCCCCGATTATACTTTAGCCGTCGCCGCCTCCCAACACGGCGATATTGATGTCTCTTCCTTCTCACTCTCGTTTCAGGGTAAAGCTTCTGGAGCGAACCTCTCCGCTCTCACCTAGGGTCCCGTACTCCAGGCCGTTGATCCTGAGCTCCACGGCTCCGGCGTTCCCGGTGGTTATCCTGAGCCCCTCATCGGAGTCGAAGCTCCGGGAGAATCCGGGCTGCGCAACGCCCGTGTACTCGACCCTGCCATCCGACTCCACGCTGATCCAGGACTCCGCCCCCCGCACGACCACCCTCGCCCGGAGCCTCTCTGCCTGTGATGGAGACCCGCTCCCCGCCTCTTCTTCAAGCGTGGGGGTCGGCTCGGCGGTCGTGCTCCTAGCCTCGCCCGGGCCTCCGCCGCCGGGAGAGCTCTCCACGGGGTTACCGTCACCCTCCATGGGAGCGCCGGACAGTACGGTCTCGTTCTGTAGTAGATAAAGGGTCGTTACAACGAGGCCGAGAGACAGCACTATCAGCGAAACCAAGAGCAGGGCGCCACCATTCAACCCTCTACGGCGGGCCCAGGATAAAGCGGTCTGGTCACTCTCAGACTGTGATTTCCGGGTCGGAGACAAACGATTTCCTGCGGGAGAGCTCCTCCTCACCCGCCGCTTGTTATCCCTTTCGTGGCTCCCGAGGCTCCGGGTGAGCTCTTCTGCATCTAGCCCGAGGAACTCGGCGTAGGCGCGCAGAAAGCCTTGCGTATACCTCCGGCCCGGAAGCTCGGTGGGGTCCTCGCGTTCCAACCCTTCCAGATAACGCCACCGGATACTGGTGTACTTCTCGGCCTCTTTCAGAGAGACTCCGCGCCTCTGCCGGGCCTCCTTCAGGAGAGGCCCAATCTCGCCGTTCCAGGCTCCGGCCCTCGTTTCTCGGCGTCCCTTCATCTCAGGCTAAAGCCTGGCCGGAAGGCTCCACGCCTCCGGCCTAGCTCCCTCCTCCGGTACCAGGCTCGTCCGTGGGACCTTTCGATCTATCCGGCCGCGGCTCGACTACGCTCCCGGAGCTTCCTCTCTCGACGGAGCCCAGCCGGGATCTTGAGAAGGCGTTCTCGCCGGCTCCGTCAGAGGGCGGCGGTGGAGCCTGCTCTTCGGTCTCCGGCTCGTCTTCACCATCTTCCGTACCTTCTTCCGGAGGGCTGAATATTCTTTGTAGGTCCATCTCCGTAGCCGATATGGAGCGGGCCTTGGAGCCCTCGTAGGGTCCGACCACACCCTTGCGCTCCAGGGCATCCACGATGCGTCCAGCCCGGGAGTAGCCGACCCGGAAACGCCGCTGCACCGCGCTAACCGAGGCCTGCTGGCTGGAGACCACGAAGCTCGCCGCCTCGGGTAGGAGATCATCCTCCGGCTCCTCCTTGGACTCGCGGTGGTCCGGGGTGCCCTCGGTGACCTCTTCCACGTAGCGGGCCTGCGCGCTGCCGGTAGAGGCCTTGACTATCTCTTCCACCTCTCTCTCCGTGATGTACGCGCCCTGCACCCGGGAAGACCTCAGGGAGGTGACGGGCTTGAACAGCATGTCGCCGCTGCCCAGCAGGGCCTCGGCACCCGGAGTGTCCAGGATAACCCGCGAGTCCACCTGACTGGAGACGGCGAAGGCGATGCGGGACGGGATGTTCGCCTTGATCATGCCCGTTATCACGTCCACGCTGGGCCTCTGGGTGGCGACCACGAGGTGTATCCCCACGGCTCGCGCCTTCTGGGCGAGCCGGATCACGGCGTCCTCCACCTTGGAGGCGGCGGCCATCATCAGGTCCGCCAGCTCGTCTATAACCACCACGACGTAGGGCATCTGCTGCTCGAATCGCTCGTTGTAGCCGTCAAGCGAGCGTGCGCCGTGCTTCTCGAGCATCTCGTAGCGCCGCTCCATCTCGGCCACCGCCCACGAAAGCGCATTAGCAGCCTTCTTTACGTCCGTCACGACCGGCGTGATGAGATGCGGTATCTTGCCGAACTGACTGAGCTCCACCCGCTTGGGGTCTATCAGGACCAGCTTCACCCGCCGCGGGTCGGCGGTCAGGATCAGGGAGGTAAGTAGGTTGTTCAGCATGACGCTCTTACCGCTTCCCGTGGTGCCGGCGACCAGCAGATGCGGCATCTCGGCGAGATCCAAGAACACGGGCTTGCCGGATATGTCCTTGCCGAGGCCAACCGGCAGCGCCCAGTCGTTACCTGCCGGGTACTCCTGGAACACGTCGCCGAGGGTTACGGTCGCGGGCTTGGTATTCGGGACCTCTACCCCTACCGCGCTCTTGCCCGGTATCGGCGCGAGTATGCGCACCTCCGTCGCGGCCAGCGCATAGGCTATATCCTGCTGGAGGTTGCGGATCTTGCCGACCTTGATGCCCGAACCCAGCCTGAGCTCGTAGCGCGTGACCCGCGGCCCGACGATGGCCCTCAGCACGTGTGCCTCGACTCCGAGGTCGGATAGCGCCCGCGTTAGCCTCTCGCTGGTCTGCTCGGCGTCGTGCTCGGGGTCCCCCTTACCGGTCTTGAGCATGGACATCGGGGGCGCGGAGTAATCGCCGGATACGATCTCCCGGCCGGCCTCGACCTCCTCGAACGAGGTCTGCTTACGACTCTCCGGCAAGACCACCTCGAAACCACCCCGAGGCTCCTCATCCTGACCGGACGCCGGCGCCACCTCGCCGTTGGACGGCTCCGGATGGGGCCCACGAGGCTCCTTCTCGAACTCTATGGTCTCGCTCTCGTCTTCCAGGGCGACGCCCGAGTCAGCTCCGCCCGTCCGGGGCTCGGGCCGGGGGGCCCGTTTCACGCTCCCGCCTTCTTTCCCCAGGACCCGG
It encodes:
- the rny gene encoding ribonuclease Y; translated protein: MTTLLLAVIAVLALAIGLAAGFLFARNQADSKQAEARSDASSIREEAEREAGRITESARREAELAAKEESLKVKAEAEEEARARRTELARYEERLDNRDGALDRRDKELENRNRNLDQREESLKQREGNLEQHEAEQQLRLEEISGLSRADAEARLISEVESELEGKVGRMIRDRTLEAEQRAEEEAKHILSTTMERLASDHTSESTVKTVALASDDMKGRVIGKEGRNIRAFEAATGVDVIIDDTPETVVLSCFDSVRREIARISMERLVKDGRIHPGRIEQIVAKAKKDVDKEMKNAGRQALDDAKITGGMDNELVGLLGALKYRTSYGQNVLAHSVEVANLCGMMGAELGADVKICRRAGLLHDVGKAVDHEVEGTHAMIGGRYAKKSGEPDPVVRAISAHHHEIEMETVEDVLVATADAVSAARPGARQETTETYIERLRSLESIATNHDGVEKAYAIQAGREVRVMVQPQQIDDRIAAKLAWDISKQIENDLQYPGQIKVTVIRESRVSEVAR
- a CDS encoding regulatory protein RecX; this encodes MPEITGISEKRNRARLYVDGDFFAEIDPGAVLDYGLYKGLSLSQEELEEARLAGEKALAMSRAFHYLGYRARSVGEVEERLFRYGYGERTVGEVVERLRELGYLDDWRFARDLASERSGKYGPRRVLSDLWRSGVDDSIARQAVDEEFSELSELEAARSAAERRYNTEEGSDALARRVHGFLARRGYSPGVCTEVAREYRRGE
- the recA gene encoding recombinase RecA is translated as MGAAVSQIEKQFGKGSIMRMGDETQRKIESISTGALSLDLALGVGGVPRGRIVEIYGPESSGKTTLALHVLAEAQKAGGLAAFIDAEHALDPIYAQAIGVDLENLYFSQPDNGEQALEIADTLVRSGALDIVVVDSVAALVPKAEIEGEMGDSHVGLQARLMSQALRKLSGSLSRSGTTAIFINQLREKIGVTFGSPETTPGGRALKFYSSVRLDVRRIGALKDGNDTVGNQTRVKVAKNKVAPPFKQVEFDIMYGEGISREGSLLDIGIENEVVQKSGAWFAYGDERLGQGREKAKIFLKENEDVRDRIVRDIHQKLGLDQEPQEEPEESPSEEAAFEDDLPGGRMEGSERAV
- a CDS encoding helix-turn-helix domain-containing protein gives rise to the protein MKGRRETRAGAWNGEIGPLLKEARQRRGVSLKEAEKYTSIRWRYLEGLEREDPTELPGRRYTQGFLRAYAEFLGLDAEELTRSLGSHERDNKRRVRRSSPAGNRLSPTRKSQSESDQTALSWARRRGLNGGALLLVSLIVLSLGLVVTTLYLLQNETVLSGAPMEGDGNPVESSPGGGGPGEARSTTAEPTPTLEEEAGSGSPSQAERLRARVVVRGAESWISVESDGRVEYTGVAQPGFSRSFDSDEGLRITTGNAGAVELRINGLEYGTLGESGEVRSRSFTLKRE
- a CDS encoding FtsK/SpoIIIE family DNA translocase — encoded protein: MATNKSSRAKSGAGGGSKASKTHKSGARPKGASGGGRKPAARGGHASKKEPTPNPLLTRKALGVVLLVVGLFLTAAFITGRGAVLGESGMTGFRYLMGAAGLFVPPAMAVAGILLLVGPPDYRRLAGASLLFVAAASTLAAPMTAGERFEPGTYMQHGGLVGSLVYAAVYSVAGIIGAVLLLVLLYVAGLLLLTGVTAEQALLKSREFLGSSGSGLMDGASALREKQGERRRARAEARNQEGTRVLGKEGGSVKRAPRPEPRTGGADSGVALEDESETIEFEKEPRGPHPEPSNGEVAPASGQDEEPRGGFEVVLPESRKQTSFEEVEAGREIVSGDYSAPPMSMLKTGKGDPEHDAEQTSERLTRALSDLGVEAHVLRAIVGPRVTRYELRLGSGIKVGKIRNLQQDIAYALAATEVRILAPIPGKSAVGVEVPNTKPATVTLGDVFQEYPAGNDWALPVGLGKDISGKPVFLDLAEMPHLLVAGTTGSGKSVMLNNLLTSLILTADPRRVKLVLIDPKRVELSQFGKIPHLITPVVTDVKKAANALSWAVAEMERRYEMLEKHGARSLDGYNERFEQQMPYVVVVIDELADLMMAAASKVEDAVIRLAQKARAVGIHLVVATQRPSVDVITGMIKANIPSRIAFAVSSQVDSRVILDTPGAEALLGSGDMLFKPVTSLRSSRVQGAYITEREVEEIVKASTGSAQARYVEEVTEGTPDHRESKEEPEDDLLPEAASFVVSSQQASVSAVQRRFRVGYSRAGRIVDALERKGVVGPYEGSKARSISATEMDLQRIFSPPEEGTEDGEDEPETEEQAPPPPSDGAGENAFSRSRLGSVERGSSGSVVEPRPDRSKGPTDEPGTGGGS